In the genome of Saprospira sp. CCB-QB6, one region contains:
- a CDS encoding efflux RND transporter permease subunit: MKSIVSFFIKNSIAGNILMVVILLFGFFGLKNMKSTFFPPAPEKFINIEAVLPGASPEEIEQGIVLKIEENLKGLTGLEQVNSVSSENAASVTVEINSNFDIDLVKQDVENAVNQISSFPAGMESLRIYKEENRNFTFSFALSGNVPLKTLKMEARQMEDELRSTPIMSKVTLSGFPDEEIEVAFREEDLIRYGISFQQAALAVQASNLEITGGSIKGQEEELLVRARNKGYYAEELKNIPVRNTADGGIIYLYQLADIEDKWADDPERSFMNGEKSVVITIQNTDEEDLLTIADYMRNYVEEYNLKAGPIRATTIRDGSVTLQQRIDLLVENGVVGFILVLLALGFFLHWSIAFWVAAAIPISFAGMFIVGSSADLTINVVSLFGMILVIGILVDDGIVIGENIYAKYEQGMNHNQAALEGTMEVLPAVISAILTTVVAFSMFFFIEGRIGDIFSNMAFVVIMTLIFSLVEGILILPGHLAHSRAMARDAKKTLFEQFFDRLIGGMDAFMGWMRDHLFSPVLQLCLTGFQRSLPIAVLVGLMVLSVAAVSGGMVKTTFFPFIERDNIDITLTMPAGTREQNTNEILAYIEKKAWEVNEIYKAQREDGKDIIEKIERSLGPASYNGKLAITLMDGEQRATPVLAIQDSIRAKVGTLMGPESLSYGGSSIFGKPVSVAVLGTDLKDMDEAVEALKKELEAIEGLKDVLDDNQPGLREINVSLNDKGRQLGLNLQEVLAQVRGGFFGAEAQRLQRGRDEVRVWVRYKTEDRANIGQLENMRIRFTDGREFPLSEIADFKIERGVVSIKHLDGKREVKVEADIANKRVSVSDITTLIKEEITPRLKAQYPSVEFSFEGQNKEQTKSANSIKQVLPIILILMFIIVALTFNSIGQALIVFGMIPFGLIGVIWGHWFLDAPISFFSVLGIIALIGIMVNDALVLVSAYNGFVKEGLEPMEAAFQAGRSRFRAIVLTTLTTVLGLGPLLLETSFQAQFLIPMAISVAFGLLVATVVTLLLLPACLLVANRYKWLSAQLWTGESIHPIEVESAYEGRRNHFFLWIFGLVVMLALVLLIINLF; this comes from the coding sequence ATGAAATCTATAGTATCCTTTTTTATTAAAAACTCGATTGCGGGAAATATCCTGATGGTCGTTATTCTACTCTTTGGCTTTTTTGGCTTAAAGAATATGAAATCGACTTTCTTTCCGCCTGCGCCCGAGAAATTCATCAATATCGAGGCGGTTTTGCCTGGTGCTTCTCCAGAGGAAATTGAGCAAGGTATTGTGCTAAAAATTGAAGAAAACCTGAAAGGCCTGACGGGGCTGGAGCAGGTTAATTCGGTTTCTTCTGAAAATGCTGCTTCTGTAACTGTTGAGATCAATAGTAATTTTGACATTGACTTGGTCAAGCAAGATGTGGAAAATGCGGTAAATCAAATTAGCTCTTTTCCTGCGGGCATGGAGTCTCTGCGGATTTACAAAGAAGAGAACCGCAACTTTACCTTTAGCTTTGCGCTTAGCGGAAATGTGCCTTTGAAAACCCTAAAGATGGAGGCGCGTCAGATGGAAGATGAGTTGCGCTCAACCCCAATTATGTCGAAGGTGACGCTTTCGGGCTTTCCAGATGAGGAAATTGAGGTAGCTTTTCGCGAAGAAGACCTCATTCGCTACGGCATTAGCTTTCAGCAAGCAGCCTTGGCCGTTCAGGCTAGTAACCTAGAGATTACGGGGGGGAGCATTAAGGGCCAAGAAGAAGAATTATTGGTTCGGGCCCGCAACAAAGGCTATTATGCCGAAGAGTTAAAGAATATTCCGGTCCGAAATACAGCAGATGGAGGGATTATCTATCTCTATCAGCTGGCTGACATAGAAGACAAGTGGGCCGATGACCCTGAGCGTAGCTTCATGAATGGGGAAAAATCGGTGGTCATTACTATTCAGAATACGGATGAGGAAGATTTATTGACCATTGCGGATTATATGCGCAATTATGTAGAAGAATACAACCTCAAAGCAGGTCCTATCCGAGCAACAACCATTCGAGATGGCTCAGTTACTTTGCAACAGCGGATTGACTTGTTGGTAGAAAATGGTGTGGTTGGTTTTATTCTGGTCCTTTTGGCCTTAGGCTTCTTTTTGCACTGGAGTATTGCCTTTTGGGTAGCTGCTGCTATTCCCATTTCCTTTGCAGGGATGTTTATTGTTGGGAGCTCTGCTGACTTGACGATCAATGTCGTTTCGCTCTTTGGGATGATCCTCGTAATTGGTATTCTTGTCGATGACGGTATTGTTATCGGAGAAAATATTTACGCCAAATACGAACAGGGCATGAACCACAACCAAGCCGCCCTAGAAGGAACCATGGAGGTTTTACCCGCCGTTATTTCGGCTATTTTGACGACCGTGGTCGCCTTCTCCATGTTCTTCTTTATTGAGGGACGCATTGGCGATATCTTTAGCAACATGGCTTTTGTGGTGATCATGACCCTTATCTTCTCCCTAGTAGAAGGTATACTGATCCTCCCTGGGCACTTAGCCCACTCTAGAGCCATGGCCAGAGATGCGAAAAAAACACTTTTTGAGCAGTTTTTCGATCGCTTGATTGGGGGAATGGATGCCTTTATGGGCTGGATGAGAGACCATCTCTTCTCTCCTGTTCTTCAACTTTGTTTGACGGGTTTCCAAAGAAGTTTACCTATTGCCGTTTTAGTCGGCCTAATGGTCCTTTCTGTAGCTGCGGTTAGTGGCGGAATGGTCAAAACGACTTTCTTCCCCTTCATTGAACGAGATAATATTGACATTACCCTCACCATGCCCGCAGGAACTCGAGAGCAAAATACCAATGAAATCCTCGCCTATATCGAAAAGAAAGCCTGGGAAGTCAATGAGATTTACAAAGCTCAAAGAGAAGATGGTAAAGACATCATCGAAAAGATTGAACGCAGCCTCGGTCCAGCCAGCTACAATGGCAAACTCGCCATTACCCTAATGGATGGAGAACAACGCGCTACTCCCGTTTTGGCCATTCAGGACTCTATCCGGGCCAAAGTAGGAACACTCATGGGGCCAGAAAGCCTCTCTTATGGCGGAAGCTCTATCTTTGGTAAGCCCGTATCTGTGGCTGTTCTAGGAACAGACTTGAAAGATATGGATGAGGCCGTAGAAGCACTCAAAAAGGAGCTAGAAGCTATTGAAGGACTCAAAGATGTTTTGGATGACAACCAACCCGGTCTTCGAGAAATCAATGTTTCGCTCAATGATAAAGGCCGCCAATTAGGCCTCAACCTACAAGAAGTACTCGCCCAAGTTCGTGGCGGTTTCTTCGGTGCCGAAGCCCAACGCCTACAAAGAGGCCGCGATGAGGTCCGCGTTTGGGTCCGCTACAAAACAGAAGATCGAGCCAATATCGGACAGCTAGAGAATATGCGCATCCGCTTTACCGATGGCCGCGAATTCCCCCTTTCTGAAATTGCCGACTTTAAGATTGAACGCGGCGTAGTGAGCATTAAGCACTTGGACGGAAAAAGGGAGGTAAAGGTAGAAGCCGATATCGCCAATAAAAGAGTTTCAGTTTCGGATATCACCACGCTCATCAAAGAGGAAATTACGCCCCGACTAAAGGCGCAATACCCCTCTGTAGAGTTCTCTTTTGAAGGCCAAAATAAAGAGCAAACCAAGAGTGCCAACTCAATCAAACAAGTTTTGCCCATCATCCTTATTTTGATGTTCATCATTGTGGCCCTGACCTTCAACTCTATTGGTCAAGCCCTGATCGTTTTTGGCATGATTCCCTTTGGCCTTATCGGCGTAATCTGGGGCCACTGGTTCCTAGATGCCCCCATTAGCTTTTTCTCCGTGCTCGGTATTATCGCCCTAATCGGAATTATGGTCAATGATGCCTTGGTCCTCGTTTCGGCCTACAATGGCTTTGTCAAAGAAGGCTTAGAACCCATGGAGGCCGCCTTCCAAGCGGGACGCTCTCGCTTCCGGGCCATTGTTTTGACCACGCTCACCACCGTTCTTGGTCTCGGCCCGCTCCTACTAGAAACTAGTTTTCAGGCGCAATTCCTCATTCCTATGGCTATTTCGGTTGCCTTTGGTTTGTTGGTGGCCACTGTGGTTACCCTTCTTCTTTTGCCCGCCTGTCTGCTGGTTGCCAACCGCTACAAATGGCTATCAGCCCAACTTTGGACCGGAGAAAGCATCCACCCTATTGAGGTAGAATCTGCCTATGAAGGCCGCAGAAACCATTTCTTCCTCTGGATTTTTGGCCTAGTCGTTATGCTGGCCCTCGTCCTCCTAATCATAAATTTATTCTAA
- a CDS encoding efflux RND transporter periplasmic adaptor subunit: protein MLRQIIIAAVAVLILVLSFVVARGLSKRPETQKKAETAAILKKVRAITVENQEIQTEVQLYGRLVPFEKTELFSEVGGRLLATSKPFRVGTRFAKGELLIKVDKKEAELSLRAQRAQLLSVITSMLPDIKIDFSESLEQWENYRSQLKPEALIADLPEPKSEREKDFLALKDIYNLYYSIKSAEERLTKYELRAPFSGELTEALINTGSLIRAGQRIGSLMNINAYELQASVPLVDLKYISLGDKVQLQSEDVEGEWSGSISRISSTIDAASQTVAIFIRVSGPNLKENMFLTGEVSANRLANVMEIPRKLLRGDTAVFVIQEGKEKSLALQSIQAVKISEQTALVRGLENGQALLAEPFPAAYEGMKVELAN, encoded by the coding sequence ATGCTTCGCCAAATTATTATTGCTGCTGTAGCAGTGCTTATTTTAGTTCTCTCCTTTGTTGTGGCTAGAGGATTATCTAAGCGACCAGAAACACAAAAAAAGGCTGAAACCGCAGCCATTCTGAAGAAAGTTCGAGCCATTACGGTAGAAAATCAAGAGATACAAACGGAAGTACAGCTTTATGGACGTTTGGTTCCCTTTGAAAAAACAGAGCTTTTTTCTGAGGTGGGCGGCCGTCTTTTGGCCACTTCCAAACCTTTTAGAGTAGGGACTCGCTTTGCTAAGGGCGAATTGCTCATTAAGGTAGATAAAAAAGAGGCAGAACTCAGTTTGCGGGCCCAAAGAGCCCAATTACTCAGTGTCATTACGAGTATGTTGCCTGATATTAAAATTGACTTTTCGGAGAGTTTGGAGCAGTGGGAAAACTACCGCAGCCAACTCAAGCCCGAGGCCCTTATTGCCGATTTACCTGAACCTAAATCGGAGCGAGAAAAGGACTTCTTGGCCCTAAAGGATATTTATAATCTATACTACAGCATTAAGAGTGCTGAAGAGCGCTTGACGAAATACGAACTGCGCGCGCCTTTTTCGGGAGAGCTCACAGAAGCCCTCATCAATACGGGTTCATTGATTCGGGCAGGCCAAAGAATTGGTAGCCTGATGAATATCAATGCCTATGAATTGCAGGCCTCTGTTCCATTAGTGGACCTCAAGTATATCAGTTTGGGAGATAAGGTACAATTGCAATCGGAGGATGTAGAAGGCGAATGGAGCGGAAGCATCAGTCGGATTTCTAGTACCATTGATGCAGCGAGCCAAACGGTAGCCATTTTTATTCGCGTATCGGGCCCCAACCTAAAAGAAAACATGTTTTTAACGGGAGAGGTATCTGCTAACCGTCTAGCTAATGTTATGGAGATTCCCCGTAAGTTATTGCGTGGTGATACCGCTGTTTTTGTCATTCAAGAGGGCAAAGAAAAAAGCCTAGCGCTACAAAGCATTCAGGCGGTGAAAATTTCGGAGCAAACGGCCTTAGTTAGAGGATTGGAGAATGGCCAAGCGCTTTTGGCTGAGCCCTTTCCTGCTGCTTATGAAGGCATGAAAGTAGAATTGGCCAATTAA
- a CDS encoding ATP-binding protein, protein MKRTIFWSSFIFLLGLLLILSANRLEKWAYRAPSLTEAAEELRAAVAFWEEDLERRIERREFLMRSVDNEWPEDSLERYNELPYTLLIYDEGDSLIYWNNNDVAPYQTDVRYKNKPERRMMDMAGSKYLMIKRPFKVILNQEEYRYTLLGLLPIYLRFPVQNTYLDNNFPLMSEEFGDYVRPSIDSSAQPVLDELGLEYLRLEEQPNYPYRDTAYGALVLYLLGAFCWIALLFRLGAGLTLQKGQLVGTLFFLGGSLGLRLLGVYTELPRLTHDLPLFSFKLSDDASLWYYALGDLLLDLSWIVALLIFILANWREQPVKTWVSWRKNTLTLFIFSVLVGGFLSLELLLRDIVLNANVYLEFENSTKVDAPSFLAMFALVILFFSYFLLVNKLYRMLAVLQWSYLQQGSYLLTCLAFGAALGLSMGLPIFYILALVAFVIAFGILLLWFVQEKQLTFMWLTVWLLFFSGVGTLLIEQANHEKNLVLRQDFLKVLTFEQDPKVEEAFLELEPKLLNDNFFKVYFSSLYIPYSQVVERLTYLYLDNAFFGRYDYNIYLYNSLNLPKKGEQLPYGQLKDIFERSQKMASPNLYFYSDKSGRFIYYADLEVREGGKLLGRIVLELRPKEEDSQNSIYVELLSLPKSRLEQTYGNFEYALYKGNQRVLSKDGDFAAYLPIDEELPEPKEFLRKKKEDKTYLLYQDERNYLGLVALQKTSWLQPFSLFSYIFCIGFLLLFVLFVGLAFMKYLLKWQPIKIEFKASLRERIQQGIVLVSLFSFIAIGVVTIFYFQNEYNDYHKQRLERKIASTAKTASWQIVNRPDSSKMIPDAKDLANIHKIDVNVYGLDGRLLSSSEDAVFERRLLSRQMDPVAYRKMRFQQLDNYPQRETINHLEYLSGYVPLRDEENEIIAFLNLPYDLAGSNNIRSQDVAEFLGALLNVYVIFLILAAGVAFLIANSVTRPLSIIGEKLRLIKVGEKNEQLEWKGRDEIGDFVRRFNEMLLALEESSEKLAQSQRESAWRDMAKQVAHEIKNPLTPMKLQLQLLERAAKKSPEKAQEMMPRISKALVEQIDNLARIASEFSNFAKMPPPENEVIALDEMLQSIQQLFKENESETEIELLQPLPQLAVWADRSQMLRILNNLVKNAIQAIPEEQKGHVQIQLEQAGEDALVLVRDNGCGIPEEQRKRIFVPYFTTKSSGTGIGLSMCRKMIRAMQGEIYFETAEGKGTDFYIRLPLFKQEH, encoded by the coding sequence ATGAAACGAACAATATTTTGGTCCAGCTTTATTTTCCTTTTGGGTTTGCTGCTTATTTTATCGGCAAATAGATTAGAGAAATGGGCCTATCGGGCGCCAAGTTTAACGGAGGCAGCAGAAGAGTTGAGGGCGGCGGTGGCTTTTTGGGAGGAAGATTTGGAAAGACGTATTGAGCGACGAGAGTTTTTGATGCGCTCGGTAGATAATGAGTGGCCAGAGGATAGTTTGGAGCGATATAATGAGTTGCCTTATACGCTTTTGATCTATGATGAAGGGGATTCCTTGATTTATTGGAACAATAATGATGTAGCGCCTTATCAGACGGATGTACGCTATAAGAATAAGCCAGAGCGCAGGATGATGGACATGGCTGGCTCTAAATATTTAATGATTAAGCGGCCCTTTAAGGTAATTTTGAATCAAGAGGAATATCGTTATACATTGTTGGGCTTATTGCCTATTTATCTGCGTTTTCCAGTACAGAATACTTATTTGGACAATAATTTTCCGTTGATGTCGGAGGAATTTGGGGACTATGTTCGCCCTAGTATAGATAGTTCTGCCCAGCCTGTTCTGGATGAGCTGGGCTTGGAATATTTGCGTTTGGAGGAGCAGCCCAATTATCCCTATCGAGATACTGCTTATGGGGCTTTGGTCCTTTATTTATTGGGAGCTTTTTGTTGGATTGCCTTGCTTTTTCGTTTGGGGGCAGGGCTTACGCTTCAAAAAGGGCAACTAGTGGGGACCCTCTTCTTTTTGGGGGGGAGTTTAGGGCTTCGGCTTTTGGGCGTGTATACTGAATTGCCGAGATTAACGCATGATTTGCCCTTGTTTAGTTTTAAGTTATCGGATGATGCTTCTCTTTGGTATTATGCTTTAGGGGATTTATTATTGGATTTAAGTTGGATTGTTGCTTTGCTCATTTTTATTTTGGCCAATTGGCGAGAGCAGCCAGTTAAAACTTGGGTGAGTTGGCGAAAAAATACGCTAACGCTTTTTATCTTTTCGGTTTTGGTGGGGGGCTTTTTGTCGCTAGAGCTCCTTTTGCGCGATATTGTCCTCAATGCTAATGTATACTTAGAGTTTGAGAACTCGACTAAGGTGGATGCGCCTTCTTTCTTAGCCATGTTTGCTTTGGTCATCCTCTTTTTTTCCTATTTCCTGTTGGTCAACAAGCTTTATCGGATGTTGGCTGTTTTGCAGTGGAGTTATTTACAGCAAGGCAGTTATTTATTGACTTGCTTAGCCTTTGGGGCTGCTTTGGGCTTGAGTATGGGACTCCCTATTTTTTATATATTGGCCTTAGTGGCTTTTGTTATTGCTTTTGGGATATTATTACTCTGGTTTGTTCAAGAAAAGCAATTGACCTTTATGTGGTTGACGGTTTGGTTGCTCTTTTTTAGTGGAGTAGGGACCTTATTGATAGAGCAGGCCAATCATGAGAAAAACTTGGTCCTTCGCCAAGATTTTCTTAAGGTTCTTACCTTTGAGCAAGATCCGAAAGTAGAAGAAGCTTTCTTAGAATTAGAGCCAAAATTACTCAATGACAACTTTTTTAAGGTTTATTTTAGCTCGCTGTATATCCCTTATAGCCAAGTCGTAGAGCGGCTAACCTACCTCTATCTCGACAATGCCTTCTTTGGCCGCTACGATTATAATATCTATTTGTACAATAGCCTTAATCTGCCTAAAAAGGGAGAACAGTTACCTTATGGACAGCTCAAAGACATTTTTGAGCGCTCACAAAAGATGGCTAGCCCCAATCTCTATTTTTATTCAGATAAATCAGGCCGCTTTATTTATTATGCCGACTTAGAAGTTCGGGAAGGGGGGAAGTTATTAGGACGAATTGTTTTGGAGCTTCGGCCTAAAGAAGAAGATAGCCAAAACTCTATTTATGTAGAATTACTGTCCTTGCCCAAAAGTCGTTTGGAGCAGACTTATGGAAACTTTGAATATGCGCTTTACAAAGGGAACCAAAGAGTATTGAGCAAAGATGGCGATTTTGCCGCTTACTTACCGATTGATGAAGAACTGCCCGAACCCAAGGAGTTTCTACGCAAGAAAAAAGAAGATAAAACCTATTTGCTCTACCAAGATGAGCGCAATTACTTGGGCTTGGTGGCCCTCCAAAAAACCTCTTGGTTACAGCCATTTAGCCTTTTTTCATACATTTTTTGTATCGGATTCTTACTGCTTTTTGTGCTTTTTGTTGGCTTAGCCTTTATGAAGTATTTGCTAAAATGGCAACCCATAAAAATTGAGTTTAAAGCTTCTCTACGAGAACGTATTCAACAGGGAATTGTCTTGGTAAGCCTCTTTTCTTTTATTGCGATTGGGGTGGTAACTATTTTCTATTTCCAAAATGAATACAACGATTATCACAAACAGCGCTTAGAGCGAAAAATTGCGAGTACGGCTAAAACGGCAAGCTGGCAAATTGTCAACCGACCAGATTCTAGCAAAATGATCCCAGACGCAAAGGATTTAGCCAATATCCACAAAATTGATGTGAATGTTTATGGCCTAGATGGCCGCCTGCTCTCTTCTTCAGAAGATGCCGTTTTTGAACGCCGCCTACTTAGCCGACAAATGGACCCTGTCGCTTATCGGAAAATGCGCTTTCAGCAGTTAGATAATTATCCGCAAAGAGAAACAATTAACCACTTAGAGTACCTTTCGGGCTATGTGCCCCTACGCGATGAAGAAAATGAAATTATTGCTTTTCTTAATCTGCCATATGATTTGGCCGGAAGCAATAATATTCGTTCTCAAGATGTGGCGGAGTTCCTTGGCGCCTTACTAAATGTCTATGTGATCTTCCTGATTTTAGCCGCAGGGGTGGCTTTCCTTATCGCTAATTCCGTAACCCGCCCCCTCTCTATTATTGGCGAGAAATTGCGCCTTATTAAGGTAGGCGAGAAGAATGAACAACTGGAATGGAAGGGGCGAGACGAAATTGGCGATTTTGTCCGCCGATTTAATGAAATGCTTCTCGCCCTTGAAGAAAGTTCTGAAAAATTGGCCCAAAGCCAAAGGGAGTCTGCCTGGCGAGATATGGCCAAACAGGTGGCACATGAAATTAAAAACCCACTGACGCCCATGAAACTGCAATTGCAACTATTGGAAAGAGCCGCCAAAAAAAGTCCCGAAAAAGCCCAAGAAATGATGCCCCGTATCTCTAAGGCTTTGGTGGAACAAATTGATAATCTGGCCCGTATCGCTTCCGAGTTTTCCAACTTTGCCAAAATGCCGCCCCCAGAAAATGAGGTGATCGCCCTAGACGAAATGCTGCAATCTATCCAACAATTGTTCAAGGAAAATGAAAGCGAAACCGAAATCGAACTCTTGCAGCCCTTACCTCAATTAGCCGTTTGGGCCGATCGCAGCCAAATGCTGCGCATCCTCAATAACCTGGTCAAAAATGCTATCCAAGCTATTCCCGAAGAACAAAAAGGACATGTCCAAATCCAGTTGGAACAAGCCGGAGAAGATGCCCTGGTCCTCGTCCGCGACAATGGCTGCGGCATCCCCGAAGAACAACGCAAACGCATTTTTGTCCCCTATTTTACAACCAAATCTTCTGGCACAGGCATCGGCCTCTCCATGTGCCGCAAAATGATCCGAGCTATGCAAGGCGAAATCTATTTTGAAACAGCAGAGGGCAAAGGCACCGACTTCTATATTCGCCTCCCGCTTTTCAAACAAGAGCATTAG
- a CDS encoding CapA family protein, giving the protein MKHFFPLFLCSLLFLACEPTQIVENQEVPKDTSQITRPALDTFVHFRFLAVGDFMQHGDQIRAAYDPASGQFDYEPAFRYLRPLIDAADLAILNLELTLNDKNNFSGYPMFRSPDTLAHFIKAAGFDLLSTANNHTNDNFNYGLQHTLDVLDSLNLAHTGSFRDSTERKAIYPLIYELEKDSVSLRLAVLSFTYGTNGIPTRSPGLVNLMDSLQIRADIAKAKTQKPDLIVALAHWGLEYQLQPNKEQQKWEAWLRNEGVQLIIGGHPHVLQPLAQDSSSGHFTAYSLGNFISNQFRPNTDIGLVLELDFQKNRLTGELQPKGASYIPLWRHIHHYKQKPVEDWIYTLLPISALLADSSNFAQLSEAEWNSMKTTYLRNQKNLAKGAGQERLLPANYWLGFPPIDSIITPLPARKHNFRPRIR; this is encoded by the coding sequence ATGAAGCATTTTTTCCCCCTCTTTCTTTGCTCGCTCCTCTTTTTGGCCTGTGAACCCACACAAATTGTCGAAAACCAAGAGGTGCCTAAGGATACGAGCCAAATAACGCGTCCAGCTCTAGATACTTTTGTCCATTTTCGCTTCCTTGCCGTAGGCGATTTTATGCAACATGGAGACCAAATTCGAGCCGCCTACGATCCCGCCTCAGGGCAGTTTGATTATGAACCCGCCTTTCGCTATCTCCGCCCCCTTATAGATGCTGCAGATTTGGCAATCCTCAATTTGGAGCTAACCCTAAATGATAAAAATAACTTTAGCGGCTACCCCATGTTCCGCTCACCAGATACTTTGGCCCATTTTATTAAGGCTGCAGGTTTTGACTTACTCTCTACGGCCAATAATCACACAAATGATAATTTTAACTATGGCCTACAACATACCTTAGATGTATTGGATAGCCTAAATTTGGCCCATACAGGCAGCTTTCGAGATAGTACAGAACGAAAGGCAATTTATCCCCTTATTTATGAGCTAGAAAAGGATAGTGTTAGCCTGCGCTTAGCCGTTTTGTCTTTTACTTATGGGACTAATGGCATTCCGACCCGCTCTCCTGGCCTAGTGAATCTCATGGATAGCCTACAAATTAGAGCCGATATTGCCAAAGCTAAAACCCAAAAGCCCGATCTAATTGTTGCCTTGGCCCATTGGGGATTAGAATATCAACTACAACCCAATAAGGAACAACAAAAATGGGAGGCCTGGCTAAGAAATGAAGGCGTGCAACTAATTATTGGCGGACACCCCCACGTTTTGCAGCCTTTGGCCCAAGATAGTAGCAGTGGCCATTTTACGGCTTATTCATTAGGCAATTTTATCTCTAATCAATTTCGCCCGAATACAGATATCGGCTTGGTCCTCGAACTTGATTTTCAAAAGAATCGCTTGACGGGAGAGCTGCAGCCCAAAGGCGCCAGCTATATTCCTCTTTGGCGCCACATCCATCATTACAAACAAAAACCTGTAGAAGATTGGATTTATACGTTATTGCCTATTTCGGCCCTTTTGGCAGATAGTAGTAACTTTGCCCAATTGTCTGAAGCCGAATGGAACAGCATGAAAACAACCTACCTTCGCAACCAAAAGAATTTGGCCAAGGGGGCTGGCCAAGAGCGCTTGTTGCCCGCCAATTATTGGTTGGGCTTTCCGCCCATAGATTCGATTATTACGCCCTTGCCAGCCAGAAAGCATAATTTTCGGCCAAGGATTCGCTAA
- a CDS encoding adenylate kinase: MKTLLLLEPPYAVYSLEVEELALQEDYYYLSLSDLFMQEAGSKSALGKNLGELDPKARYQQLMQSKLRKLPRNIKAGWLLDPDCISSLEEAQALKELLEELNHPLDAIIIGQASEEELLTELPDYIEKETAAEEIKEYFTHLLPGILQIFPDVPQTELSEESDWKVLHKQIRTVLRGAAQN; this comes from the coding sequence ATGAAAACACTATTGCTCTTAGAGCCCCCTTATGCCGTCTACAGCCTTGAAGTAGAAGAACTGGCCTTGCAAGAAGACTACTACTATCTATCGCTCAGTGATTTGTTCATGCAAGAGGCCGGCAGCAAATCGGCCTTGGGCAAAAACCTTGGCGAGTTGGATCCAAAAGCTCGTTATCAGCAATTGATGCAGAGCAAATTGCGCAAGCTTCCTCGCAACATTAAGGCGGGTTGGTTGCTTGATCCCGATTGCATTTCTTCTTTAGAAGAGGCCCAGGCCCTCAAAGAGTTGTTGGAAGAACTCAATCATCCTTTAGATGCAATCATTATTGGGCAAGCCTCTGAAGAGGAGCTATTGACCGAGCTGCCCGATTATATTGAAAAAGAGACTGCTGCGGAAGAAATCAAAGAGTATTTTACTCATTTGTTGCCAGGCATTCTCCAAATCTTCCCTGATGTTCCTCAGACAGAATTGAGTGAGGAATCGGATTGGAAAGTATTACATAAGCAAATTCGTACAGTCCTTAGAGGAGCTGCACAAAACTAA